In Tistrella mobilis, the genomic window TTATGCCGGCGAGCGCTTCGTCAGCGTTGCCCCGGCCGGCGGCGGCGACCGGCTGCGCGACGGCAAGTTCCTGGACCCGCGCGAGCTGAACGGCACCAATCGGCTGGAGCTGTTCGTGTTCGGCAATGATGCCGCCGGCCAGATCCTGCTCGCCGCCCGGCTCGACAATCTGGGCAAGGGCGCTTCGGGCGCTGCGGTCCAGAACCTCAACCTGATGCTTGGCCTGGACGAGGCGGCGGGTCTGGAGACGACGCTGCCGCTGTCCGAGACGACGATGTAAGCCCGCTCTTTCAGGCCTGGAACGACAAAGACGGCTGTTCCGCATCGGCGGAACAGCCGTCAGTTCGTTTATCGCGTGCCGGCCCGTGTGGGATCCGTGCCGGTCCGGGACCGGAGACCGGGGACGGGGGGATGGCGGGCTGGGCTCAGGAGCCTGGATCGGGGGACGATCCGCCATCCCGGTGGGCCGGCGGTGCACGATCGACATACCCGAAGCCTAAGATGGCTTTGCCGCTGCGTCAATCTTATTGCGGTATTTTCATAGACTCTATACGCGCAGTGGTGGTGGCGTGGTCTCAGAAGCTCGGCGGCGTGCAGGCGGAGACGATTTCGGCTTCTTCCTCGCCGACATTGCGGAAGCGGTGGGGCAGGCGGCTGTCGAAGTAATAGCCGTCGCCGGCTTCCAGCACGCAGCTCTCGCCGCCGACGGTCAGTTCGATCCGGCCGCGGACCACGATCCCGCCCTCTTCCGACTCGTGTCGCAGCAGCTGCTTGCCGGTATCGGCCCCGGGGGCGTAGCGCTCGTGCAGGATCTGCATCCGCCGCCGGCTCAGATTTTCACCGATCTGGGCATAGGCGACCGAGCCGCGGGCGATCTGGGTCAGCTCGTCGGCCCGATAGAAGGCCCGCTGCCGGGTGGTGAGGTCGAGCGAGAAGAACTCCGACAGCGAGATCGGAATCCCCTCCAGCACCTTCTTCAGTGATCCGACCGAGGGGCTGACCTTGTCCTGTTCGATCAGCGAAATGGTCGCATTGGTCACTCCGGCCCGCTTGGCCAGCTCACGTTGCGACAGGCCATAAATCTGCCGGATGGTCTTGAGGCGCGCACCCAGATCGCCGCTCATCGTCCCGCTTCTCCCCGCTCCATGCCGGCCGCCCTGCCGGTTCCTGTTCAAGATATTTGACATTCCATGTGTGCTGCAACGCAAAATCAATGGCTTGCAATACCGATGGAAATCACTTTGTCGAGTTTAATTGCCAATGCTAGGCTGTTCCACAGGATGAGAGGTGACGCCCGCTGGTCGTCGCCGATCCCCTTCAGCCGCCATTGCGGCGGCGGCCAAGGGCGCGGCAGCGCCCGCCCGGCGAGGGACGAACAACCAGACTCCAGCCGCCATTGCGGCGGCGGCCAAGGGCGCGGCAGCGCCCGCCCGGCGAGGGACGAACAACCAGACTCCAGCCGCCATTGCGGCGGCGGCCAAGGGGTGCGGGAGCACCCCGCCCGGCGAGGGACGAACAACCAGACTCCAGCCGCCATTGCGGCGGCGGCCAAGGGGTGCGGGAGCACCCCGCCCGGCGAGGGACGAACAACCAGACTCCAGCCGCCATTGCGGCGGCGGCCAAGGGCGCGGGAGCACCCCGCCCGGCGAGGGACTGACAAACCAACAGGAGCGACGCGGTCATGGCGCGCATCACGGTTCCGAACGATCTGGACGCGCATTGGATGCCGTTCACGGCCAATCGCCAGTTCAAGGCGGCGCCCCGCCTGCTGGTCGGGGCGAAGGACATGTACTACACCTCGCATGACGGCCGTCAGGTGCTGGACGGCTGCGCGGGGCTGTGGTGCGTGAATGCCGGCCACGGCCGCGACAAGATCTCCGAGGCGGTCGCCCGTCAGATCTCGGAGATGGATTATTCGCCCTCGTTCCAGATGGGCCATCCGCTGAGCTTCGAGCTGGCGAGCCGCCTGGTGGAGCTGGCGCCGGACGGTATCGATCATGTGTTCTACTGCAATTCCGGCTCGGAAGCGGTCGACACGGCGCTGAAGATGGCGCTGGCCTATCACCGCATCCGCGGCGAGGGCAGCCGTACCCGCCTGATCGGCCGTGAGCGCGGCTATCACGGCGTCGGCTTCGGCGGTATCTCGGTCGGCGGCATCGTCTCCAACCGCAAGCATTTCGGCACGCTGCTCTCGGGCGTCGACCATCTGCGCCACACCCATGATCTGGCCCGCAACGCCTTCTCGTGGGGTCAGCCCGAGCATGGTGCCGAGCTGGCCGACGATCTGGAGCGGCTGGTTGCACTGCACGACGCCTCGACCATCGCGGCGGTGATCGTGGAGCCGATCGCGGGCTCGACCGGCGTGCTGATCCCGCCGAAGGGCTACCTGAAGCGCCTGCGCGAGATCTGCGACCGCCATGGCATCCTGCTGATCTTCGACGAGGTCATCTGCGGCTTCGGCCGGACCGGCAAGGCCTTCGGCGCCGACAGCTTCGAGGTGACGCCGGATCTGATGACCACCGCCAAGGGCATCACCAATGGTGCGGTGCCGATGGGTGCGGTCTTCGCGAAGAAGGAGATTTACGACACCTTCATGACCGGGCCCGAGCATCTGATCGAATTCTTCCACGGCTATACCTATTCTGGCCATCCGCTGGCCTGTGCGGCGGCGCTCGCCACGCTCGACATCTATGCCGAAGAGAAGCTGTTCGATCGGGCGGCGAGCCTGTCGGAGTATTTCGGCAAGGCGGCGCATGCGCTGCGCGATCTGCCGAATGTCATCGACATCCGCAATTACGGCATGGTCGCCGCGGTCGAGCTGTCGCCGCGTGCGGGTGAGCCGACCAAGCGGGCCTATGAGGTGTTCGTGCGGGCCTATGAGCAGGGCGTGCTGCTGCGCTTCACCGGCGACATCATCGCGATTTCGCCGCCGCTGATCATCGACGAGGCCCAGATCGACCATCTCTTTGCGGTCCTGTCCGAGGCGATCAGGACGACCGCCTGATCGGGCATCGCTCAATCCATCCGGCGCAACCGTCGCCGATCCGCATCCCCCGCCCGGGCATAGCCCGGGCGGTGCGGCCCAAGCCGGCACAAGATCCGGCGGCCCGGAGATGCGGAGGCGGCGTTGCGTCATTCCTGGGGAGGAAACACCATGCTTCTGGGCGTGCCCAAAGAGATCAAGACCGACGAGCACCGGGTCGGCCTGACCCCCGCCGCCGTGCGCGAGCTGGTTCATCATGGCCACAACGTGCTGGTGGAGCAGGGCGCCGGGCTGGGGGCAGGGCTCGACGATGCGGCCTATGAGGCGGCGGGTGCCACCATCGTGGCCGATGCCGAAGAGGTCTTCGCCCGTGGCGACATGATCGTGAAGGTCAAGGAGCCGCAGCCGGTGGAATGCCGCAGGCTCCGCCCCGGCCAGCTGCTGTTTACCTATCTGC contains:
- a CDS encoding cupin domain-containing protein, translated to MSGDLGARLKTIRQIYGLSQRELAKRAGVTNATISLIEQDKVSPSVGSLKKVLEGIPISLSEFFSLDLTTRQRAFYRADELTQIARGSVAYAQIGENLSRRRMQILHERYAPGADTGKQLLRHESEEGGIVVRGRIELTVGGESCVLEAGDGYYFDSRLPHRFRNVGEEEAEIVSACTPPSF
- a CDS encoding aspartate aminotransferase family protein, which codes for MARITVPNDLDAHWMPFTANRQFKAAPRLLVGAKDMYYTSHDGRQVLDGCAGLWCVNAGHGRDKISEAVARQISEMDYSPSFQMGHPLSFELASRLVELAPDGIDHVFYCNSGSEAVDTALKMALAYHRIRGEGSRTRLIGRERGYHGVGFGGISVGGIVSNRKHFGTLLSGVDHLRHTHDLARNAFSWGQPEHGAELADDLERLVALHDASTIAAVIVEPIAGSTGVLIPPKGYLKRLREICDRHGILLIFDEVICGFGRTGKAFGADSFEVTPDLMTTAKGITNGAVPMGAVFAKKEIYDTFMTGPEHLIEFFHGYTYSGHPLACAAALATLDIYAEEKLFDRAASLSEYFGKAAHALRDLPNVIDIRNYGMVAAVELSPRAGEPTKRAYEVFVRAYEQGVLLRFTGDIIAISPPLIIDEAQIDHLFAVLSEAIRTTA